One genomic window of Saccopteryx bilineata isolate mSacBil1 chromosome 4, mSacBil1_pri_phased_curated, whole genome shotgun sequence includes the following:
- the FGFR4 gene encoding fibroblast growth factor receptor 4 isoform X4, translated as MQLLLVLLGVLLRVPWAPALSFEASEEMELEPCLAPSPEQQEQELTVTLGQHVQLCCGQAERGGHWYKEGTRLAPAGRVRGWRGRLEIASFLPEDAGGYLCLARGSMLVLHNVTLVMDDSFTFSNGDEDPKSHSDPSNRHVYPQHAPYWTHPQRMEKKLHAVPAGNTVRFRCPAAGSPTPTIRWLKDGQDFHGEHRIGGVRLRHQHWSLVMESVVPSDRGTYTCLVENSVGSIRYSYLLDVLERSPHRPILQAGLPANTTAVVGSDVELLCKVYSDAQPHIQWLKHIVINGSSFGADGFPYVQVLKTTDINSSEVEVLYLRNVSAEDAGEYTCLAGNSIGLSYQSAWLTVLPEEDLTWTAIAPDARYTDIILYTSGSLALVVLLLLAGLYHGQVLHGRHPRQPATVQKLSRFPLARQFSLESGSSAKSSLSLVRGVHLSSSGPPLLPGLVSLDLPLDPLWEFPRDRLVLGKPLGEGCFGQVVRAEALGMDPAQPDQANTVAVKMLKDNASDKDLADLVSEMEVMKLIGRHKNIINLLGVCTQEGPLYVIVECAAKGNLREFLRARRPPGPDLSPDGPWSNEGPLSFPALVSCAYQVARGMQYLESRKCIHRDLAARNVLVTEDNVMKIADFGLARGVHHIDYYKKTSNGRLPVKWMAPEALFDRVYTHQSDVYGLMRECWHAAPSQRPTFKQLVEALDKVLLAISEEKKYQRRKVWPDLWWRSG; from the exons ATGCAGCTGCTGTTGGTCCTGTTGGGGGTCCTCCTGAGGGTGCCTTGGGCTCCAGCATTGTCCTTTGAGGCCTCTGAGGAAATGGAGCTGG AGCCCTGCCTGGCCCCGAGCCCAGAGCAGCAAGAACAGGAGCTGACCGTGACCCTTGGACAGCATGTGCAGTTATGCTGTGGGCAGGCTGAGCGTGGTGGCCACTGGTACAAGGAGGGCACTCGCCTGGCACCTGCTGGCCGAGTACGAGGCTGGAGGGGCCGCTTGGAGATCGCCAGCTTCCTACCAGAGGATGCTGGTGGCTACCTCTGTTTAGCACGAGGCTCCATGCTTGTCCTGCACAATGTCACCTTGGTTATGGATG ACTCCTTCACCTTCAGCAATGGTGATGAGGATCCCAAGTCCCACAGTGACCCTTCGAATAGGCACGTTTATCCACAGCATG cACCCTACTGGACACACCCCCAGCGCATGGAGAAGAAGCTGCATGCAGTGCCTGCTGGGAACACCGTCAGGTTCCGCTGCCCAGCTGCAGGCAGCCCCACACCCACCATCCGCTGGCTCAAAGACGGACAAGACTTTCACGGGGAGCATCGCATTGGGGGCGTTCGG CTGCGCCATCAGCACTGGAGTCTGGTGATGGAAAGCGTGGTACCCTCAGATCGTGGCACATACACCTGCCTCGTGGAGAATTCAGTGGGCAGCATCCGCTATAGCTATCTGCTGGATGTGCTGG AGCGGTCCCCGCACCGGCCCatcctgcaggcagggctcccagcCAACACCACAGCAGTGGTGGGCAGCGATGTGGAGCTGCTGTGCAAGGTGTATAGTGACGCCCAGCCCCACATCCAGTGGCTGAAGCACATCGTTATCAACGGCAGCAGCTTTGGTGCTGATGGCTTTCCCTACGTGCAAGTCTTGAAG ACAACAGACATAAATAGCTCAGAGGTGGAGGTCCTATACCTTCGTAATGTGTCGGCCGAGGACGCAGGCGAATACACCTGTCTGGCAGGCAACTCCATTGGCCTCTCCTACCAGTCAGCCTGGCTCACTGTGCTGCCGG AGGAGGACCTCACATGGACAGCAATAGCGCCTGATGCCAGATACACAGACATCATCCTGTACACATCGGGCTCTCTGGCTTTAGTGGTGTTGCTGCTGTTGGCGGGCCTGTATCACGGGCAGGTGCTGCACGGCCGGCACCCCCGGCAGCCTGCCACAGTGCAGAAGTTATCCCGCTTCCCTCTGGCCCGACAG TTTTCCCTGGAGTCGGGCTCCTCAGCCAAGTCAAGTTTGTCCCTGGTACGGGGCGTCCATCTCTCCTCCAGTGGCCCCCCCTTGCTCCCTGGCCTCGTGAGTCTCGACCTCCCTCTGGACCCGCTGTGGGAGTTCCCCCGGGACAG GCTGGTGCTTGGGAAGCCCCTGGGAGAGGGTTGCTTCGGGCAGGTTGTGCGTGCAGAGGCCTTAGGCATGGACCCAGCCCAGCCTGACCAAGCCAACACCGTGGCCGTCAAAATGCTCAAGG ACAACGCCTCTGACAAAGACTTGGCAGACCTAGTCTCCGAGATGGAGGTGATGAAGCTGATTGGTCGACACAAAAATATTATCAACCTGCTGGGTGTCTGCACCCAAGAAG GGCCCCTGTACGTGATTGTGGAGTGTGCTGCCAAGGGAAACCTGCGGGAGTTCCTGCGGGCCCGGCGCCCCCCAGGCCCTGACCTCAGCCCTGACGGGCCCTGGAGCAACGAGGGGCCACTCTCCTTCCCAGCCCTAGTCTCCTGTGCCTACCAGGTGGCTCGAGGCATGCAGTACCTAGAGTCTCGGAAG TGCATTCATCGGGACCTGGCTGCTCGCAACGTgctggtgacagaggacaatgtgaTGAAGATTGCTGACTTTGGACTGGCTCGTGGTGTCCATCACATTGACTACTACAAGAAAACAAGCAAT gGACGCCTGCCTGTCAAGTGGATGGCACCGGAGGCCTTGTTTGACCGAGTCTATACACACCAGAGTGACGT GTATGGGCTGATGCGTGAGTGCTGGCATGCGGCTCCCTCCCAGAGGCCCACTTTCAAACAGCTGGTGGAGGCACTGGACAAGGTCTTGCTGGCCATCTCTGAGGAG
- the FGFR4 gene encoding fibroblast growth factor receptor 4 isoform X2 translates to MQLLLVLLGVLLRVPWAPALSFEASEEMELEPCLAPSPEQQEQELTVTLGQHVQLCCGQAERGGHWYKEGTRLAPAGRVRGWRGRLEIASFLPEDAGGYLCLARGSMLVLHNVTLVMDDSFTFSNGDEDPKSHSDPSNRHVYPQHAPYWTHPQRMEKKLHAVPAGNTVRFRCPAAGSPTPTIRWLKDGQDFHGEHRIGGVRLRHQHWSLVMESVVPSDRGTYTCLVENSVGSIRYSYLLDVLERSPHRPILQAGLPANTTAVVGSDVELLCKVYSDAQPHIQWLKHIVINGSSFGADGFPYVQVLKTTDINSSEVEVLYLRNVSAEDAGEYTCLAGNSIGLSYQSAWLTVLPEEDLTWTAIAPDARYTDIILYTSGSLALVVLLLLAGLYHGQVLHGRHPRQPATVQKLSRFPLARQFSLESGSSAKSSLSLVRGVHLSSSGPPLLPGLVSLDLPLDPLWEFPRDRLVLGKPLGEGCFGQVVRAEALGMDPAQPDQANTVAVKMLKDNASDKDLADLVSEMEVMKLIGRHKNIINLLGVCTQEGPLYVIVECAAKGNLREFLRARRPPGPDLSPDGPWSNEGPLSFPALVSCAYQVARGMQYLESRKCIHRDLAARNVLVTEDNVMKIADFGLARGVHHIDYYKKTSNGRLPVKWMAPEALFDRVYTHQSDVWSFGILLWEIFTLGGSPYPGIPVEELFSLLREGHRMDRPPNCPPELYGLMRECWHAAPSQRPTFKQLVEALDKVLLAISEEKKYQRRKVWPDLWWRSG, encoded by the exons ATGCAGCTGCTGTTGGTCCTGTTGGGGGTCCTCCTGAGGGTGCCTTGGGCTCCAGCATTGTCCTTTGAGGCCTCTGAGGAAATGGAGCTGG AGCCCTGCCTGGCCCCGAGCCCAGAGCAGCAAGAACAGGAGCTGACCGTGACCCTTGGACAGCATGTGCAGTTATGCTGTGGGCAGGCTGAGCGTGGTGGCCACTGGTACAAGGAGGGCACTCGCCTGGCACCTGCTGGCCGAGTACGAGGCTGGAGGGGCCGCTTGGAGATCGCCAGCTTCCTACCAGAGGATGCTGGTGGCTACCTCTGTTTAGCACGAGGCTCCATGCTTGTCCTGCACAATGTCACCTTGGTTATGGATG ACTCCTTCACCTTCAGCAATGGTGATGAGGATCCCAAGTCCCACAGTGACCCTTCGAATAGGCACGTTTATCCACAGCATG cACCCTACTGGACACACCCCCAGCGCATGGAGAAGAAGCTGCATGCAGTGCCTGCTGGGAACACCGTCAGGTTCCGCTGCCCAGCTGCAGGCAGCCCCACACCCACCATCCGCTGGCTCAAAGACGGACAAGACTTTCACGGGGAGCATCGCATTGGGGGCGTTCGG CTGCGCCATCAGCACTGGAGTCTGGTGATGGAAAGCGTGGTACCCTCAGATCGTGGCACATACACCTGCCTCGTGGAGAATTCAGTGGGCAGCATCCGCTATAGCTATCTGCTGGATGTGCTGG AGCGGTCCCCGCACCGGCCCatcctgcaggcagggctcccagcCAACACCACAGCAGTGGTGGGCAGCGATGTGGAGCTGCTGTGCAAGGTGTATAGTGACGCCCAGCCCCACATCCAGTGGCTGAAGCACATCGTTATCAACGGCAGCAGCTTTGGTGCTGATGGCTTTCCCTACGTGCAAGTCTTGAAG ACAACAGACATAAATAGCTCAGAGGTGGAGGTCCTATACCTTCGTAATGTGTCGGCCGAGGACGCAGGCGAATACACCTGTCTGGCAGGCAACTCCATTGGCCTCTCCTACCAGTCAGCCTGGCTCACTGTGCTGCCGG AGGAGGACCTCACATGGACAGCAATAGCGCCTGATGCCAGATACACAGACATCATCCTGTACACATCGGGCTCTCTGGCTTTAGTGGTGTTGCTGCTGTTGGCGGGCCTGTATCACGGGCAGGTGCTGCACGGCCGGCACCCCCGGCAGCCTGCCACAGTGCAGAAGTTATCCCGCTTCCCTCTGGCCCGACAG TTTTCCCTGGAGTCGGGCTCCTCAGCCAAGTCAAGTTTGTCCCTGGTACGGGGCGTCCATCTCTCCTCCAGTGGCCCCCCCTTGCTCCCTGGCCTCGTGAGTCTCGACCTCCCTCTGGACCCGCTGTGGGAGTTCCCCCGGGACAG GCTGGTGCTTGGGAAGCCCCTGGGAGAGGGTTGCTTCGGGCAGGTTGTGCGTGCAGAGGCCTTAGGCATGGACCCAGCCCAGCCTGACCAAGCCAACACCGTGGCCGTCAAAATGCTCAAGG ACAACGCCTCTGACAAAGACTTGGCAGACCTAGTCTCCGAGATGGAGGTGATGAAGCTGATTGGTCGACACAAAAATATTATCAACCTGCTGGGTGTCTGCACCCAAGAAG GGCCCCTGTACGTGATTGTGGAGTGTGCTGCCAAGGGAAACCTGCGGGAGTTCCTGCGGGCCCGGCGCCCCCCAGGCCCTGACCTCAGCCCTGACGGGCCCTGGAGCAACGAGGGGCCACTCTCCTTCCCAGCCCTAGTCTCCTGTGCCTACCAGGTGGCTCGAGGCATGCAGTACCTAGAGTCTCGGAAG TGCATTCATCGGGACCTGGCTGCTCGCAACGTgctggtgacagaggacaatgtgaTGAAGATTGCTGACTTTGGACTGGCTCGTGGTGTCCATCACATTGACTACTACAAGAAAACAAGCAAT gGACGCCTGCCTGTCAAGTGGATGGCACCGGAGGCCTTGTTTGACCGAGTCTATACACACCAGAGTGACGT GTGGTCATTTGGGATCCTACTGTGGGAGATCTTCACCCTTGGGGGCTCCCCGTACCCTGGCATCCCTGTGGAGGAACTGTTCTCACTGCTGCGGGAGGGGCATCGGATGGACCGGCCCCCGAACTgccctccagagct GTATGGGCTGATGCGTGAGTGCTGGCATGCGGCTCCCTCCCAGAGGCCCACTTTCAAACAGCTGGTGGAGGCACTGGACAAGGTCTTGCTGGCCATCTCTGAGGAG
- the FGFR4 gene encoding fibroblast growth factor receptor 4 isoform X3, whose translation MQLLLVLLGVLLRVPWAPALSFEASEEMELEPCLAPSPEQQEQELTVTLGQHVQLCCGQAERGGHWYKEGTRLAPAGRVRGWRGRLEIASFLPEDAGGYLCLARGSMLVLHNVTLVMDDSFTFSNGDEDPKSHSDPSNRHVYPQHAPYWTHPQRMEKKLHAVPAGNTVRFRCPAAGSPTPTIRWLKDGQDFHGEHRIGGVRLRHQHWSLVMESVVPSDRGTYTCLVENSVGSIRYSYLLDVLERSPHRPILQAGLPANTTAVVGSDVELLCKVYSDAQPHIQWLKHIVINGSSFGADGFPYVQVLKTTDINSSEVEVLYLRNVSAEDAGEYTCLAGNSIGLSYQSAWLTVLPEEDLTWTAIAPDARYTDIILYTSGSLALVVLLLLAGLYHGQVLHGRHPRQPATVQKLSRFPLARQFSLESGSSAKSSLSLVRGVHLSSSGPPLLPGLVSLDLPLDPLWEFPRDRLVLGKPLGEGCFGQVVRAEALGMDPAQPDQANTVAVKMLKDNASDKDLADLVSEMEVMKLIGRHKNIINLLGVCTQEGPLYVIVECAAKGNLREFLRARRPPGPDLSPDGPWSNEGPLSFPALVSCAYQVARGMQYLESRKCIHRDLAARNVLVTEDNVMKIADFGLARGVHHIDYYKKTSNGRLPVKWMAPEALFDRVYTHQSDVYGLMRECWHAAPSQRPTFKQLVEALDKVLLAISEEYLDLRLTFGPYSPTGGDASSTCSSSDSVFSHDPLPLGPSSFLFPGVQT comes from the exons ATGCAGCTGCTGTTGGTCCTGTTGGGGGTCCTCCTGAGGGTGCCTTGGGCTCCAGCATTGTCCTTTGAGGCCTCTGAGGAAATGGAGCTGG AGCCCTGCCTGGCCCCGAGCCCAGAGCAGCAAGAACAGGAGCTGACCGTGACCCTTGGACAGCATGTGCAGTTATGCTGTGGGCAGGCTGAGCGTGGTGGCCACTGGTACAAGGAGGGCACTCGCCTGGCACCTGCTGGCCGAGTACGAGGCTGGAGGGGCCGCTTGGAGATCGCCAGCTTCCTACCAGAGGATGCTGGTGGCTACCTCTGTTTAGCACGAGGCTCCATGCTTGTCCTGCACAATGTCACCTTGGTTATGGATG ACTCCTTCACCTTCAGCAATGGTGATGAGGATCCCAAGTCCCACAGTGACCCTTCGAATAGGCACGTTTATCCACAGCATG cACCCTACTGGACACACCCCCAGCGCATGGAGAAGAAGCTGCATGCAGTGCCTGCTGGGAACACCGTCAGGTTCCGCTGCCCAGCTGCAGGCAGCCCCACACCCACCATCCGCTGGCTCAAAGACGGACAAGACTTTCACGGGGAGCATCGCATTGGGGGCGTTCGG CTGCGCCATCAGCACTGGAGTCTGGTGATGGAAAGCGTGGTACCCTCAGATCGTGGCACATACACCTGCCTCGTGGAGAATTCAGTGGGCAGCATCCGCTATAGCTATCTGCTGGATGTGCTGG AGCGGTCCCCGCACCGGCCCatcctgcaggcagggctcccagcCAACACCACAGCAGTGGTGGGCAGCGATGTGGAGCTGCTGTGCAAGGTGTATAGTGACGCCCAGCCCCACATCCAGTGGCTGAAGCACATCGTTATCAACGGCAGCAGCTTTGGTGCTGATGGCTTTCCCTACGTGCAAGTCTTGAAG ACAACAGACATAAATAGCTCAGAGGTGGAGGTCCTATACCTTCGTAATGTGTCGGCCGAGGACGCAGGCGAATACACCTGTCTGGCAGGCAACTCCATTGGCCTCTCCTACCAGTCAGCCTGGCTCACTGTGCTGCCGG AGGAGGACCTCACATGGACAGCAATAGCGCCTGATGCCAGATACACAGACATCATCCTGTACACATCGGGCTCTCTGGCTTTAGTGGTGTTGCTGCTGTTGGCGGGCCTGTATCACGGGCAGGTGCTGCACGGCCGGCACCCCCGGCAGCCTGCCACAGTGCAGAAGTTATCCCGCTTCCCTCTGGCCCGACAG TTTTCCCTGGAGTCGGGCTCCTCAGCCAAGTCAAGTTTGTCCCTGGTACGGGGCGTCCATCTCTCCTCCAGTGGCCCCCCCTTGCTCCCTGGCCTCGTGAGTCTCGACCTCCCTCTGGACCCGCTGTGGGAGTTCCCCCGGGACAG GCTGGTGCTTGGGAAGCCCCTGGGAGAGGGTTGCTTCGGGCAGGTTGTGCGTGCAGAGGCCTTAGGCATGGACCCAGCCCAGCCTGACCAAGCCAACACCGTGGCCGTCAAAATGCTCAAGG ACAACGCCTCTGACAAAGACTTGGCAGACCTAGTCTCCGAGATGGAGGTGATGAAGCTGATTGGTCGACACAAAAATATTATCAACCTGCTGGGTGTCTGCACCCAAGAAG GGCCCCTGTACGTGATTGTGGAGTGTGCTGCCAAGGGAAACCTGCGGGAGTTCCTGCGGGCCCGGCGCCCCCCAGGCCCTGACCTCAGCCCTGACGGGCCCTGGAGCAACGAGGGGCCACTCTCCTTCCCAGCCCTAGTCTCCTGTGCCTACCAGGTGGCTCGAGGCATGCAGTACCTAGAGTCTCGGAAG TGCATTCATCGGGACCTGGCTGCTCGCAACGTgctggtgacagaggacaatgtgaTGAAGATTGCTGACTTTGGACTGGCTCGTGGTGTCCATCACATTGACTACTACAAGAAAACAAGCAAT gGACGCCTGCCTGTCAAGTGGATGGCACCGGAGGCCTTGTTTGACCGAGTCTATACACACCAGAGTGACGT GTATGGGCTGATGCGTGAGTGCTGGCATGCGGCTCCCTCCCAGAGGCCCACTTTCAAACAGCTGGTGGAGGCACTGGACAAGGTCTTGCTGGCCATCTCTGAGGAG TACCTGGACCTCCGCCTGACCTTTGGACCCTACTCCCCGACTGGCGGGGATGCCAGCAGCACTTGCTCCTCCAGTGACTCTGTCTTCAGCCACGACCCCCTGCCACTGGGGCCcagctccttcctctttcctggtGTGCAGACTTGA
- the FGFR4 gene encoding fibroblast growth factor receptor 4 isoform X1 has protein sequence MQLLLVLLGVLLRVPWAPALSFEASEEMELEPCLAPSPEQQEQELTVTLGQHVQLCCGQAERGGHWYKEGTRLAPAGRVRGWRGRLEIASFLPEDAGGYLCLARGSMLVLHNVTLVMDDSFTFSNGDEDPKSHSDPSNRHVYPQHAPYWTHPQRMEKKLHAVPAGNTVRFRCPAAGSPTPTIRWLKDGQDFHGEHRIGGVRLRHQHWSLVMESVVPSDRGTYTCLVENSVGSIRYSYLLDVLERSPHRPILQAGLPANTTAVVGSDVELLCKVYSDAQPHIQWLKHIVINGSSFGADGFPYVQVLKTTDINSSEVEVLYLRNVSAEDAGEYTCLAGNSIGLSYQSAWLTVLPEEDLTWTAIAPDARYTDIILYTSGSLALVVLLLLAGLYHGQVLHGRHPRQPATVQKLSRFPLARQFSLESGSSAKSSLSLVRGVHLSSSGPPLLPGLVSLDLPLDPLWEFPRDRLVLGKPLGEGCFGQVVRAEALGMDPAQPDQANTVAVKMLKDNASDKDLADLVSEMEVMKLIGRHKNIINLLGVCTQEGPLYVIVECAAKGNLREFLRARRPPGPDLSPDGPWSNEGPLSFPALVSCAYQVARGMQYLESRKCIHRDLAARNVLVTEDNVMKIADFGLARGVHHIDYYKKTSNGRLPVKWMAPEALFDRVYTHQSDVWSFGILLWEIFTLGGSPYPGIPVEELFSLLREGHRMDRPPNCPPELYGLMRECWHAAPSQRPTFKQLVEALDKVLLAISEEYLDLRLTFGPYSPTGGDASSTCSSSDSVFSHDPLPLGPSSFLFPGVQT, from the exons ATGCAGCTGCTGTTGGTCCTGTTGGGGGTCCTCCTGAGGGTGCCTTGGGCTCCAGCATTGTCCTTTGAGGCCTCTGAGGAAATGGAGCTGG AGCCCTGCCTGGCCCCGAGCCCAGAGCAGCAAGAACAGGAGCTGACCGTGACCCTTGGACAGCATGTGCAGTTATGCTGTGGGCAGGCTGAGCGTGGTGGCCACTGGTACAAGGAGGGCACTCGCCTGGCACCTGCTGGCCGAGTACGAGGCTGGAGGGGCCGCTTGGAGATCGCCAGCTTCCTACCAGAGGATGCTGGTGGCTACCTCTGTTTAGCACGAGGCTCCATGCTTGTCCTGCACAATGTCACCTTGGTTATGGATG ACTCCTTCACCTTCAGCAATGGTGATGAGGATCCCAAGTCCCACAGTGACCCTTCGAATAGGCACGTTTATCCACAGCATG cACCCTACTGGACACACCCCCAGCGCATGGAGAAGAAGCTGCATGCAGTGCCTGCTGGGAACACCGTCAGGTTCCGCTGCCCAGCTGCAGGCAGCCCCACACCCACCATCCGCTGGCTCAAAGACGGACAAGACTTTCACGGGGAGCATCGCATTGGGGGCGTTCGG CTGCGCCATCAGCACTGGAGTCTGGTGATGGAAAGCGTGGTACCCTCAGATCGTGGCACATACACCTGCCTCGTGGAGAATTCAGTGGGCAGCATCCGCTATAGCTATCTGCTGGATGTGCTGG AGCGGTCCCCGCACCGGCCCatcctgcaggcagggctcccagcCAACACCACAGCAGTGGTGGGCAGCGATGTGGAGCTGCTGTGCAAGGTGTATAGTGACGCCCAGCCCCACATCCAGTGGCTGAAGCACATCGTTATCAACGGCAGCAGCTTTGGTGCTGATGGCTTTCCCTACGTGCAAGTCTTGAAG ACAACAGACATAAATAGCTCAGAGGTGGAGGTCCTATACCTTCGTAATGTGTCGGCCGAGGACGCAGGCGAATACACCTGTCTGGCAGGCAACTCCATTGGCCTCTCCTACCAGTCAGCCTGGCTCACTGTGCTGCCGG AGGAGGACCTCACATGGACAGCAATAGCGCCTGATGCCAGATACACAGACATCATCCTGTACACATCGGGCTCTCTGGCTTTAGTGGTGTTGCTGCTGTTGGCGGGCCTGTATCACGGGCAGGTGCTGCACGGCCGGCACCCCCGGCAGCCTGCCACAGTGCAGAAGTTATCCCGCTTCCCTCTGGCCCGACAG TTTTCCCTGGAGTCGGGCTCCTCAGCCAAGTCAAGTTTGTCCCTGGTACGGGGCGTCCATCTCTCCTCCAGTGGCCCCCCCTTGCTCCCTGGCCTCGTGAGTCTCGACCTCCCTCTGGACCCGCTGTGGGAGTTCCCCCGGGACAG GCTGGTGCTTGGGAAGCCCCTGGGAGAGGGTTGCTTCGGGCAGGTTGTGCGTGCAGAGGCCTTAGGCATGGACCCAGCCCAGCCTGACCAAGCCAACACCGTGGCCGTCAAAATGCTCAAGG ACAACGCCTCTGACAAAGACTTGGCAGACCTAGTCTCCGAGATGGAGGTGATGAAGCTGATTGGTCGACACAAAAATATTATCAACCTGCTGGGTGTCTGCACCCAAGAAG GGCCCCTGTACGTGATTGTGGAGTGTGCTGCCAAGGGAAACCTGCGGGAGTTCCTGCGGGCCCGGCGCCCCCCAGGCCCTGACCTCAGCCCTGACGGGCCCTGGAGCAACGAGGGGCCACTCTCCTTCCCAGCCCTAGTCTCCTGTGCCTACCAGGTGGCTCGAGGCATGCAGTACCTAGAGTCTCGGAAG TGCATTCATCGGGACCTGGCTGCTCGCAACGTgctggtgacagaggacaatgtgaTGAAGATTGCTGACTTTGGACTGGCTCGTGGTGTCCATCACATTGACTACTACAAGAAAACAAGCAAT gGACGCCTGCCTGTCAAGTGGATGGCACCGGAGGCCTTGTTTGACCGAGTCTATACACACCAGAGTGACGT GTGGTCATTTGGGATCCTACTGTGGGAGATCTTCACCCTTGGGGGCTCCCCGTACCCTGGCATCCCTGTGGAGGAACTGTTCTCACTGCTGCGGGAGGGGCATCGGATGGACCGGCCCCCGAACTgccctccagagct GTATGGGCTGATGCGTGAGTGCTGGCATGCGGCTCCCTCCCAGAGGCCCACTTTCAAACAGCTGGTGGAGGCACTGGACAAGGTCTTGCTGGCCATCTCTGAGGAG TACCTGGACCTCCGCCTGACCTTTGGACCCTACTCCCCGACTGGCGGGGATGCCAGCAGCACTTGCTCCTCCAGTGACTCTGTCTTCAGCCACGACCCCCTGCCACTGGGGCCcagctccttcctctttcctggtGTGCAGACTTGA